From Flexistipes sp., one genomic window encodes:
- a CDS encoding GGDEF domain-containing protein, with product MSSVENGVFKKLFDLIPFYAYVVDMESYEILYMNTKLKEKIGTNVNGKCYEVLYGYDKPCIFCKIGELYSKEAAESGKTVVHEEFNDVDERWYRLEERAIYWPGDKIAKYSFAIDISNEKESQNKLAEAHANLMLQSRELESKNALLHEMYEKAKDMSEKDYLTGLYNRRYFQEIGSKLISNIIRQRDIPAYFAMLDIDHFKIINDEYGHGIGDEVLKHFARMLEASFRSSDLVGRLGGEEFGIILINVDYKDAVRLLEGLRQKIENQKLNLNGAKNINYTISIGAVKIRNDEMNTLLANADSLMYQAKREGRNKLVIEKE from the coding sequence ATGAGTTCTGTGGAAAACGGTGTTTTTAAGAAACTTTTTGATCTGATTCCGTTTTACGCTTATGTGGTGGATATGGAATCATATGAAATTTTGTATATGAATACGAAATTGAAAGAAAAAATCGGGACTAATGTTAACGGTAAATGTTATGAGGTTCTGTATGGGTATGATAAGCCATGTATTTTTTGCAAAATTGGTGAACTGTATAGTAAAGAAGCAGCAGAAAGCGGGAAAACTGTTGTTCATGAAGAGTTCAATGATGTTGACGAAAGGTGGTACAGACTTGAAGAGCGTGCTATATACTGGCCCGGGGATAAAATTGCTAAATATTCTTTTGCCATAGACATAAGTAATGAGAAAGAATCACAGAACAAACTGGCTGAAGCCCATGCAAATCTTATGCTTCAATCCAGGGAACTGGAATCAAAAAATGCCCTTTTACATGAAATGTATGAAAAGGCAAAAGATATGTCTGAGAAAGATTATCTTACAGGTCTTTATAACAGAAGATATTTCCAGGAAATTGGAAGTAAACTCATTTCAAACATTATAAGGCAGAGGGATATACCGGCTTACTTTGCAATGCTGGATATAGACCACTTTAAAATTATAAATGATGAATACGGGCATGGTATTGGTGATGAAGTACTAAAACATTTTGCCCGTATGCTTGAAGCCAGTTTCAGGTCGAGTGACCTTGTTGGCCGTTTGGGAGGAGAAGAATTTGGGATTATATTAATCAATGTTGACTATAAAGATGCTGTGAGGCTTTTGGAAGGGCTAAGACAGAAAATTGAAAATCAAAAGCTGAACTTAAACGGGGCTAAAAACATTAATTATACAATATCCATCGGTGCAGTTAAAATCAGAAATGACGAAATGAATACGCTGCTGGCAAATGCAGATTCATTAATGTATCAGGCGAAAAGGGAAGGCAGGAACAAATTGGTTATTGAGAAAGAATAA